The Akkermansia muciniphila genome contains a region encoding:
- the rplN gene encoding 50S ribosomal protein L14 produces the protein MIQMESLVQVADNTGARSAKMIGVIGKRTRQAHIGDIITCHIRESIPTASVKKGTVVKAVVVRTAAPIRRDDGSVLRFDGNAVVIIDKDNNPRGTRIFGPVARELREKKFMKIVSLAPEVL, from the coding sequence ATGATCCAGATGGAATCCCTAGTCCAGGTGGCCGACAATACCGGCGCCCGCTCCGCCAAGATGATTGGCGTCATCGGCAAGCGCACCCGTCAGGCCCACATTGGCGACATTATTACCTGCCACATCCGCGAATCCATTCCGACCGCTTCCGTGAAGAAGGGTACCGTGGTGAAGGCCGTGGTGGTGCGCACCGCCGCCCCGATCCGCCGTGATGACGGCTCCGTGCTGCGCTTTGACGGTAACGCCGTCGTCATCATTGACAAGGACAACAACCCGCGCGGCACCCGTATCTTCGGGCCGGTCGCCCGTGAACTCCGTGAAAAGAAGTTCATGAAGATTGTTTCCCTTGCTCCGGAAGTGCTCTAA
- the rpsQ gene encoding 30S ribosomal protein S17, giving the protein MSEQTETTKKPGLRKTRIGVVTSTKMDKTIVVEYVARVPHPKFKKIVKKSKKFYAHDENSTAKVGDKVRIVETRPLSKLKCWELVEVLTH; this is encoded by the coding sequence ATGTCCGAACAAACCGAAACAACCAAGAAGCCCGGCCTTCGCAAGACGCGCATCGGCGTGGTGACCTCCACCAAGATGGACAAGACCATCGTTGTGGAATACGTTGCCCGCGTTCCGCACCCCAAGTTCAAGAAGATCGTCAAGAAGAGCAAGAAGTTCTACGCCCATGACGAAAACTCCACGGCCAAGGTAGGCGATAAGGTACGTATCGTTGAAACCCGCCCGCTTTCCAAGCTCAAGTGCTGGGAGCTGGTGGAAGTGCTGACCCACTAA
- the rpmC gene encoding 50S ribosomal protein L29, whose amino-acid sequence MSDKNSPKELRAMSAKELSALVRSLREELFNLRLQQATGQLENNQRIRTVRKDLARALTIKGETGEA is encoded by the coding sequence ATGTCCGACAAGAACTCTCCCAAAGAACTTCGTGCTATGTCCGCCAAGGAGCTTTCCGCTCTGGTGCGCAGCCTTCGTGAAGAACTCTTCAATCTCCGTCTCCAGCAGGCCACCGGCCAGCTGGAAAACAACCAGAGAATCCGCACTGTCCGCAAGGACCTTGCCCGTGCCCTTACCATTAAGGGTGAAACCGGGGAAGCGTAA
- the rplP gene encoding 50S ribosomal protein L16 codes for MPLMPKRVKHRKMHRGSRSGNATSGTYVAFGDFGLQVLDRGWITNNQIEACRIAINRYLKRKGKVFIRIFPQKSFTSRPPDTRMGKGKGAVEGWVAVVRPGNILFEVGGVTESQAREALRLASNKLGVPTRFVYRQGVQH; via the coding sequence ATGCCTTTAATGCCCAAAAGAGTGAAGCACCGCAAGATGCACCGCGGCAGCCGTTCCGGCAATGCCACGAGCGGTACCTATGTTGCCTTTGGTGACTTCGGCCTTCAGGTGCTCGACCGCGGTTGGATCACCAACAACCAGATTGAAGCCTGCCGTATTGCGATCAACCGTTACCTGAAACGTAAAGGTAAGGTGTTCATCCGCATTTTCCCGCAGAAGTCCTTCACGTCCCGTCCCCCGGATACCCGTATGGGTAAGGGCAAGGGCGCCGTGGAAGGCTGGGTGGCCGTTGTCCGCCCCGGCAACATTCTGTTTGAAGTTGGCGGCGTGACCGAATCCCAGGCCCGTGAAGCCCTTCGTCTGGCTTCCAACAAGCTGGGCGTGCCTACCCGCTTTGTCTACCGTCAAGGCGTTCAACACTAA
- the rpsC gene encoding 30S ribosomal protein S3 has translation MGQKVNPIGFRLAVNKDWRSKWYATGQDYATKLHEDLVMRKYIKEQLMSAAVSSIVIERAWNSVRITVHTARPGLVIGRKGEEIEKIRQYLQGLCGASTQVNIDIVEIRSPETDAQLIAENVAVQLERRVSFRRAMKRAVQVAMERGADGIRIRCAGRLGGADIARAEWYREGKVPLQTLRTPIDYGFAEARTLYGIIGVKCWVNKRDEVVNNQQNSRPSGPRGPRRPRA, from the coding sequence ATGGGTCAGAAAGTAAATCCAATCGGGTTCCGCCTCGCCGTCAACAAGGACTGGCGCTCCAAGTGGTACGCCACGGGCCAGGATTACGCCACCAAGCTGCATGAAGACTTGGTGATGCGCAAGTACATCAAGGAACAGTTGATGTCCGCCGCCGTCTCCAGCATCGTGATTGAACGCGCCTGGAACAGCGTCCGCATTACCGTCCATACTGCCCGTCCGGGTCTTGTCATCGGCCGCAAGGGTGAAGAAATTGAAAAGATCCGCCAGTACCTCCAGGGCCTGTGCGGCGCTTCCACCCAGGTCAACATTGACATTGTGGAAATCCGCTCCCCTGAAACGGACGCCCAGCTCATTGCTGAGAACGTGGCCGTTCAGCTGGAACGCCGCGTTTCCTTCCGCCGCGCCATGAAGCGCGCCGTGCAGGTAGCCATGGAACGTGGCGCCGACGGCATCCGCATCCGCTGCGCCGGCCGTCTCGGCGGCGCCGACATCGCCCGTGCCGAATGGTACCGCGAAGGCAAAGTGCCGTTGCAGACGCTCCGCACCCCGATTGACTACGGTTTCGCCGAAGCCCGCACCCTTTACGGCATCATTGGCGTGAAGTGCTGGGTCAACAAGCGCGATGAAGTCGTCAACAACCAGCAGAATTCCCGCCCGTCCGGCCCCCGCGGTCCCCGTCGTCCGCGTGCCTAA
- the rplV gene encoding 50S ribosomal protein L22, whose protein sequence is MEVKAVYKYARISAKKMRDIAQEIQGLSVSQATDILSYTPKKGAYLLNKTLKSALANAENNAELSVDTLVVKSVMVDEGPTMRRTMPRARGSANMIRKRTSHITVILADQEG, encoded by the coding sequence ATGGAAGTGAAAGCTGTTTACAAATACGCCCGCATCTCTGCCAAGAAGATGCGCGATATTGCTCAAGAAATCCAAGGCTTGTCCGTCTCCCAGGCGACCGACATCCTGTCCTACACCCCCAAGAAGGGTGCCTACCTGCTGAATAAGACGCTCAAGTCCGCTTTGGCCAATGCCGAAAACAATGCGGAACTGTCCGTTGATACGCTGGTGGTCAAATCCGTCATGGTCGATGAAGGCCCCACCATGCGCCGCACGATGCCCCGCGCCCGTGGATCCGCCAACATGATCCGCAAGCGCACATCCCATATCACCGTTATCCTGGCCGATCAAGAAGGCTAG
- the rpsS gene encoding 30S ribosomal protein S19: MGRSLKKGPFVSQKLLTKVDAQLESGDRKPIKTWSRASMITPDFVGLTFLVHAGKNFATVYVTENMVGHKLGEFAPTRVFKQHGGIGKK; the protein is encoded by the coding sequence ATGGGACGTTCTCTCAAAAAAGGCCCTTTTGTCAGTCAGAAGCTTCTCACCAAGGTTGACGCTCAGCTTGAATCCGGTGACCGCAAGCCGATCAAGACCTGGAGCCGCGCATCCATGATTACGCCTGACTTCGTCGGTCTGACCTTCCTGGTGCACGCCGGCAAGAACTTTGCCACCGTGTACGTCACGGAAAACATGGTAGGCCACAAGCTTGGTGAATTTGCCCCGACTCGTGTCTTCAAACAGCACGGCGGTATCGGTAAGAAGTAA
- the rplB gene encoding 50S ribosomal protein L2: MSLKSFKPVTPSNRYKVWPSFDEITTSTPEKSLCRPLKKSGGRNNNGRITTRHIGGGHKRKYRLVDFKRNKFDVPATVLTIEYDPNRTCRIALIEYKDGEKSYILAPTGLQVGMKVESGQKVAPKVGNAMPLKNVPLGTSVHNIEIRPGSGGKVARAAGQQAIVSNREAGYALIKMPSGEIRRFNEDCYCTIGQVGNTQHMNEMSGKAGRTRWMGVRPTVRGMTMNPVDHPNGGGEGKSKSGGGRQHLKSPWGHVKGQKTRRLRKPSDSVIVQRRNAK, from the coding sequence ATGTCCCTCAAGTCATTCAAGCCAGTTACTCCCTCTAACCGCTACAAGGTGTGGCCGTCCTTTGACGAAATCACCACCTCCACCCCGGAAAAGAGTCTCTGCAGACCCCTCAAGAAATCCGGCGGCCGCAACAACAACGGCCGCATCACCACCCGCCACATCGGCGGTGGCCACAAGCGCAAGTATCGCTTGGTGGACTTCAAGCGCAACAAGTTTGACGTGCCCGCCACCGTGCTTACGATTGAATATGATCCCAACCGCACCTGCCGCATCGCCCTGATTGAATACAAGGACGGTGAAAAGTCCTACATCCTGGCCCCCACGGGTCTCCAGGTGGGCATGAAGGTGGAAAGCGGCCAGAAGGTTGCTCCCAAGGTAGGCAATGCCATGCCCCTGAAGAACGTTCCCCTGGGTACCTCCGTTCACAACATTGAAATCCGTCCGGGTTCCGGCGGCAAGGTTGCCCGCGCAGCCGGTCAGCAGGCCATCGTTTCCAACCGTGAAGCCGGCTATGCCCTGATCAAGATGCCCTCCGGTGAAATCCGCCGTTTCAATGAGGATTGCTACTGCACCATCGGTCAGGTAGGCAATACCCAGCACATGAACGAAATGTCCGGCAAGGCCGGCCGCACCCGCTGGATGGGCGTTCGTCCCACCGTGCGCGGTATGACGATGAACCCCGTCGACCACCCGAACGGTGGTGGTGAAGGTAAGTCCAAGTCCGGTGGTGGCCGCCAGCACCTCAAGTCCCCGTGGGGTCACGTCAAGGGCCAGAAGACTCGCCGTCTCCGCAAGCCCAGCGACTCCGTCATCGTACAGCGCCGCAACGCCAAGTAA
- the rplW gene encoding 50S ribosomal protein L23, which produces MKDIYQVIKKVRISEKATMLQETTGELVLEVDRDANKIEIKKAVEVAFGKKVASVRTANYDGKLKRQRRADAGRTAHWKKAYIKLANGETLDLV; this is translated from the coding sequence ATGAAAGACATTTACCAAGTCATCAAGAAGGTGCGCATCAGCGAAAAGGCCACCATGCTCCAGGAAACCACTGGTGAGCTGGTCCTTGAAGTTGACCGTGACGCCAACAAAATCGAAATCAAAAAGGCTGTCGAAGTTGCTTTCGGCAAGAAGGTCGCTTCCGTGCGCACCGCCAACTATGACGGCAAGCTCAAGCGTCAGCGCCGCGCTGATGCAGGTCGCACCGCCCATTGGAAAAAAGCTTACATCAAGCTTGCCAACGGTGAAACCCTTGACCTCGTTTAA
- the rplD gene encoding 50S ribosomal protein L4, with amino-acid sequence MSANTFTLEAAAAANIQLAGSDKGSQAVHDLIVAYQANRRTGSANSKTRAEVSGNNKKIFRQKGTGNARHGDKRAPIFVGGGVVFGPRPCDYTKKVNKSTRRLALRRVLGDLIAGSKVSTVSEFSVADGKTKSFIKAVKELTDAKKVLIVAASFDESTYLAGRNVQEVLLMTAAEVNIEQLMNAGAVILVDNALETLASRTA; translated from the coding sequence ATGTCCGCAAATACCTTTACATTAGAAGCCGCCGCTGCCGCCAACATCCAGCTCGCTGGCAGTGACAAGGGCTCCCAGGCCGTGCATGACCTCATCGTGGCTTACCAGGCAAACCGCCGTACGGGTTCCGCCAACTCCAAGACCCGCGCTGAAGTCAGCGGCAACAACAAGAAGATCTTCCGCCAGAAGGGCACCGGTAACGCCCGCCACGGCGACAAGCGCGCCCCCATCTTTGTGGGCGGCGGCGTGGTCTTCGGTCCCCGCCCCTGCGACTACACCAAGAAGGTGAACAAGAGCACCCGCCGCCTGGCCCTGCGCCGCGTTCTGGGTGACCTGATCGCCGGTTCCAAGGTCAGCACCGTTTCCGAATTCTCCGTGGCCGACGGCAAGACCAAGTCCTTCATCAAGGCCGTCAAGGAACTGACGGACGCCAAGAAGGTGCTCATCGTGGCTGCCTCCTTTGACGAATCCACCTATCTTGCCGGCCGCAACGTTCAGGAAGTCCTCCTGATGACCGCCGCAGAAGTGAACATTGAACAGCTCATGAACGCTGGTGCAGTGATCCTCGTTGACAACGCTTTAGAAACCCTCGCCAGCCGTACTGCTTAA
- the rplC gene encoding 50S ribosomal protein L3, with product MALGLIGKKVGMTRLFDQESGAMVPVTVIDVKGNTFAQIKTEDKDGYNAIQVAFDAQKESRVAKPQVGHFKKLGIQPTKLLKEFRVEASELPAEGAEDPGVDLFSAGQWVDVIGTSKGKGFQGAMRRHNFHGSPAAHGSMMHRRTGGVGGCSTPGRVWKNQKMPGQMGNARRTVQNLKVVAVRPEDNVILISGAVPGARGSYLVIRPAKKK from the coding sequence ATGGCTCTAGGACTTATCGGAAAAAAGGTCGGCATGACCCGCCTGTTTGACCAGGAATCCGGCGCTATGGTGCCCGTGACCGTCATCGACGTCAAGGGCAACACCTTCGCCCAGATCAAAACGGAAGACAAGGATGGCTACAACGCTATTCAGGTTGCCTTTGATGCGCAGAAGGAAAGCCGCGTGGCCAAGCCTCAGGTCGGCCACTTCAAAAAACTGGGCATCCAGCCCACCAAGCTCCTCAAGGAATTCCGCGTGGAAGCTTCCGAACTGCCTGCCGAAGGCGCAGAAGACCCCGGCGTGGACCTCTTTTCCGCCGGCCAGTGGGTTGACGTGATCGGCACTTCCAAGGGCAAGGGCTTCCAGGGCGCGATGCGCCGCCACAACTTCCACGGCTCTCCCGCCGCGCACGGTTCCATGATGCACCGCCGTACCGGTGGTGTGGGTGGCTGCTCCACCCCCGGCCGCGTCTGGAAGAACCAGAAAATGCCCGGACAGATGGGCAATGCCAGGCGCACAGTACAGAACCTGAAGGTTGTGGCAGTACGTCCGGAAGACAACGTCATTCTTATCTCCGGCGCTGTTCCCGGTGCACGCGGTTCCTACCTCGTGATCCGCCCCGCCAAGAAGAAGTAG
- the rpsJ gene encoding 30S ribosomal protein S10, translating into MQSPKIRIRLRAFDSRAIDRSSLEIVETAKRTGAKVHGPIPLPTRIEKFSVNRSVHVNKKSAEQFEIRTHKRLLDIVDPTARTIDELKKLNLPAGVDITIRI; encoded by the coding sequence ATGCAAAGTCCAAAAATCCGCATTCGACTCCGCGCATTTGACTCTCGCGCCATCGACCGCTCCTCCCTGGAGATCGTTGAAACCGCCAAGCGCACCGGAGCCAAAGTTCACGGCCCGATCCCGTTGCCGACCCGCATTGAGAAATTCTCCGTGAACCGTTCCGTTCACGTCAACAAAAAGTCGGCTGAACAATTTGAAATCCGCACCCACAAGCGCCTGCTCGACATCGTCGATCCGACAGCCCGCACGATTGATGAGCTCAAGAAGCTCAATCTCCCGGCCGGTGTGGACATCACGATCCGCATCTAG
- the fusA gene encoding elongation factor G, translated as MSDHVNNPNRKAPLERYRNIGISAHIDAGKTTLSERILFYTGMIHKIGETHEGSATTDWMEQERERGITITSAAVTTNWKQLQNEGISKVFEGENFQLNIIDTPGHVDFTAEVERSLRVLDGAIVVFCGVAGVQPQTETVWRQATKYSVPRMCFVNKMDRTGANFNNVLDDIHNKLGANAAAILIPIGSEDQLRGQIDVVNQKAVIYADNDRLGSTYTIEEIPAELKDEAELAYHDLVSRVADVDDELAEKVLMEEPFTAKELKQAIRRATIANKFIPVAGGSAFKNKGVQFLLDAVVDYLPSPVETVPAHAESTLDSEETFEITATDDAKPMVLAFKLWADKFVGKLVFIRVYSGVLKKGDTVYNPRTRKSERVGRIIQIQANQHTDVDAVYSGDIAAIVGLRNVTTGDTITSPDNDICLEPPTFPETVISMAVEPKTKADQEKMSNALGRLSEEDPTFRVKTDEETGQTLISGMGELHLEIIIDRLMREFKVEADIGKPQIAYRETITTPAHGDGKLVKQSGGRGQYGHVVIDVKPNERGKGLTIENKIVGGAIPKEYMNAVFAGLNEAMTTGVIAGYPVVDVHVEVVDGSYHEVDSNENAFKMAAIFAMKDAFKKAKPIMLEPIMSVEASTPTDYQGDIMGDLNRRRGQISNMENKANACILKAMVPLSEMFGYSTAIRTLSSGRASYSMEPSHFEQVPQNLVDQIVSDRAK; from the coding sequence ATGTCCGATCACGTAAACAATCCCAATCGCAAGGCTCCCCTTGAGCGCTACCGTAACATCGGTATCTCCGCTCACATTGACGCCGGCAAAACCACTTTGTCCGAGCGTATTCTTTTCTACACCGGCATGATCCACAAGATCGGTGAAACCCACGAAGGTTCCGCCACCACGGACTGGATGGAGCAGGAACGCGAACGCGGTATCACCATCACCTCTGCCGCCGTTACCACCAACTGGAAGCAGCTTCAGAATGAAGGTATCAGCAAAGTGTTCGAAGGCGAAAACTTCCAGCTGAACATTATTGACACCCCCGGGCACGTTGACTTCACCGCTGAAGTGGAACGTTCCCTCCGTGTGCTTGACGGCGCCATCGTGGTATTCTGCGGTGTGGCCGGCGTACAGCCTCAGACGGAAACCGTGTGGCGCCAGGCCACCAAGTACAGCGTTCCCCGCATGTGCTTTGTGAACAAGATGGACCGCACCGGCGCCAACTTCAACAACGTTCTGGACGACATCCACAACAAGCTGGGTGCAAACGCCGCCGCCATCCTGATCCCCATCGGCTCCGAAGACCAGCTCCGCGGCCAGATTGACGTGGTGAACCAGAAGGCTGTCATCTATGCCGACAACGACCGTCTGGGCTCCACCTACACGATTGAAGAAATCCCCGCCGAACTCAAGGACGAAGCCGAACTGGCCTACCATGACCTGGTGAGCCGCGTGGCTGATGTGGACGATGAACTGGCTGAAAAGGTTCTCATGGAAGAACCCTTCACCGCCAAGGAACTCAAGCAGGCTATCCGCCGCGCCACCATCGCCAACAAGTTCATCCCCGTTGCAGGCGGTTCCGCTTTCAAAAACAAGGGCGTCCAGTTCCTGCTTGACGCCGTGGTGGATTACCTCCCCTCTCCGGTGGAAACCGTTCCCGCCCACGCTGAAAGCACGCTGGACTCGGAAGAAACCTTTGAGATCACCGCTACGGACGATGCCAAGCCCATGGTGCTGGCATTCAAGCTCTGGGCTGACAAGTTCGTCGGCAAGCTGGTGTTCATCCGTGTTTACTCCGGTGTGCTCAAGAAGGGTGATACGGTATACAATCCCCGCACCCGCAAATCGGAACGCGTGGGCCGCATCATTCAGATCCAGGCTAACCAGCACACGGACGTTGACGCCGTGTACTCCGGTGACATCGCCGCCATCGTGGGTCTCCGCAACGTGACCACGGGCGATACCATCACCAGCCCGGACAACGACATCTGCCTGGAACCCCCCACTTTCCCGGAAACCGTTATTTCCATGGCCGTGGAACCCAAGACCAAGGCTGACCAGGAAAAAATGTCCAACGCTCTGGGCCGTCTGTCTGAAGAAGACCCGACCTTCCGAGTGAAGACGGATGAAGAAACCGGCCAGACCCTGATCTCCGGCATGGGTGAACTTCACCTGGAAATCATCATTGACCGCCTGATGCGCGAATTCAAGGTGGAAGCCGACATCGGCAAGCCCCAGATCGCCTACCGCGAAACCATCACCACCCCCGCCCACGGCGACGGCAAGCTGGTCAAGCAGTCCGGCGGCCGCGGCCAGTACGGCCACGTGGTGATTGACGTGAAGCCGAACGAACGCGGCAAGGGCCTCACCATTGAGAACAAGATCGTGGGCGGCGCCATTCCGAAGGAATACATGAACGCCGTTTTCGCCGGTCTCAATGAAGCCATGACTACGGGCGTCATCGCCGGTTATCCGGTAGTAGACGTACACGTTGAAGTGGTGGACGGTTCCTATCACGAAGTGGACTCCAACGAAAACGCATTCAAGATGGCCGCCATCTTCGCCATGAAGGACGCCTTCAAGAAGGCCAAGCCCATCATGCTGGAACCCATCATGTCCGTGGAAGCCTCTACTCCGACCGACTACCAGGGCGACATCATGGGTGACCTGAACCGCCGCCGCGGCCAGATCAGCAACATGGAAAACAAGGCTAACGCCTGTATCCTGAAGGCCATGGTTCCCTTGTCCGAAATGTTCGGTTACTCCACCGCTATCCGTACCCTCTCCAGTGGCCGTGCCTCCTACTCCATGGAGCCCTCCCACTTTGAACAGGTGCCTCAGAACCTCGTTGACCAGATCGTCAGCGACAGGGCTAAATAA
- the rpsG gene encoding 30S ribosomal protein S7, translating to MARRKRVYRKIERRDPRYDSALVGKLISKVMLDGKRSLAERIVYAAIDMANEGTDSIDPLEVITRAIENAKPRVEVKSRRVGGATYQVPLEVDPARSESLAMRWIVNYARNRKGVPMHKALANEIKEAANNQGSSVRKRDDVHKMAQANRAFAHFRW from the coding sequence ATGGCCCGCCGTAAACGCGTCTATAGAAAAATTGAACGTCGTGATCCCCGTTACGACAGCGCTCTTGTTGGCAAACTGATCAGCAAGGTTATGCTGGATGGCAAGCGCTCCCTTGCGGAACGCATCGTCTATGCCGCCATCGACATGGCTAATGAAGGCACGGACAGCATTGATCCCCTGGAAGTGATCACCCGCGCCATTGAGAACGCCAAGCCCCGTGTGGAAGTGAAGAGCCGCCGCGTTGGTGGCGCCACCTACCAGGTGCCTCTTGAAGTGGACCCGGCCCGTTCCGAATCCCTGGCCATGCGCTGGATCGTGAACTACGCCCGTAACCGCAAGGGCGTGCCGATGCATAAGGCTCTTGCCAACGAAATCAAGGAAGCCGCCAACAACCAGGGTTCCTCCGTCCGCAAGCGCGACGACGTTCACAAGATGGCCCAGGCCAACCGCGCCTTTGCCCACTTCCGCTGGTAA
- the rpsL gene encoding 30S ribosomal protein S12, whose amino-acid sequence MPTINQLVRKGRITPEEKSKSRALHSCPQRRGVCLQVMTRTPKKPNSALRKVAKVRLTNGEEVIAYIGGEGHNLQEHSIVLVRGGRVKDLPGVRYHIVRGALDCLGVDKRRQGRSKYGAKRPKASAK is encoded by the coding sequence ATGCCGACCATTAATCAGCTCGTCCGCAAGGGACGTATTACTCCGGAAGAGAAGTCCAAGTCACGCGCTCTTCATAGCTGCCCGCAACGCCGCGGTGTTTGTCTCCAGGTAATGACCCGTACGCCCAAGAAGCCGAACTCGGCTCTTCGTAAAGTGGCTAAAGTCCGTCTTACCAATGGTGAAGAAGTGATCGCCTACATTGGCGGTGAAGGTCATAACCTCCAGGAACACTCCATCGTGCTTGTGCGCGGCGGCCGTGTGAAGGACTTGCCGGGTGTTCGCTACCATATCGTCCGCGGCGCTCTTGACTGCCTCGGTGTTGACAAGCGCCGCCAGGGTCGTTCCAAGTATGGCGCCAAGCGCCCGAAGGCTTCTGCCAAGTAA
- a CDS encoding acyltransferase — protein MLPVRNYGLDLLRILLCLTVVFFHYSGAWNCGGSVAVDGFFVLSGFLAVHSSRGAAEKGLGDYYRKKAWRLLPVMIVAWAIGNAVLFVEGQTVPAWSGFRLLVIAPTLAMSKMMGNVSVWFIGCIVAFLALFPWLRRCYGKKLFIWLLAASVLFALVRSGMRPFAVMESGGLYYQVTFRLWQFLLGMWCASWNMERWNSSWRWFWIGAGAVWLLASSVTGWRGIGALNYSFPGYVVSSGIFALCIASLWSVRLPSLSRPVLKWVGIGAGMTYALFLFHVPVKLGMLHMLRKLWAADFREGEFPVLFWGIALCVSSVLAYFTYQYVEVRWVGRKLKKESEARNEAPERAGKNDRKEIFRKR, from the coding sequence ATGCTGCCTGTCAGGAATTATGGATTGGACCTGCTGAGAATCTTGCTGTGCCTGACGGTTGTCTTTTTCCATTACAGCGGCGCGTGGAATTGCGGGGGGAGCGTGGCTGTGGACGGCTTTTTTGTCCTGAGCGGTTTTTTAGCCGTTCATTCTTCCAGAGGGGCGGCGGAAAAGGGGCTGGGAGACTATTACCGGAAAAAAGCCTGGCGTCTGCTGCCAGTGATGATAGTGGCATGGGCCATAGGCAATGCTGTTCTCTTTGTTGAAGGGCAGACGGTTCCTGCGTGGTCCGGATTCAGGCTCCTGGTGATTGCGCCCACGCTTGCAATGTCCAAGATGATGGGAAATGTGTCCGTCTGGTTCATCGGCTGCATCGTGGCCTTTCTGGCGCTCTTTCCGTGGCTGCGCCGTTGTTACGGAAAAAAGCTGTTTATATGGCTGCTGGCGGCCAGCGTTCTTTTTGCCCTGGTGCGGAGCGGAATGCGGCCTTTTGCCGTGATGGAGTCAGGCGGCCTGTATTACCAGGTGACGTTCCGCCTGTGGCAGTTCCTGCTGGGAATGTGGTGCGCGTCCTGGAACATGGAACGGTGGAATAGTTCATGGCGGTGGTTCTGGATTGGAGCGGGAGCGGTCTGGCTGCTGGCATCCTCCGTGACCGGGTGGAGGGGAATCGGGGCCCTGAATTATTCCTTCCCGGGATATGTGGTCTCTTCCGGTATTTTTGCCCTGTGCATTGCATCCCTGTGGAGCGTGCGCCTGCCTTCCCTGTCCAGGCCCGTGCTGAAATGGGTGGGGATCGGCGCCGGGATGACGTATGCCCTTTTCCTGTTTCATGTTCCGGTAAAGCTGGGAATGCTCCACATGCTGCGGAAGCTCTGGGCAGCGGACTTCAGGGAGGGGGAGTTTCCGGTTTTGTTCTGGGGAATTGCCTTGTGCGTTTCATCTGTCCTGGCTTACTTCACCTACCAGTACGTGGAAGTCCGATGGGTAGGAAGGAAGCTGAAAAAAGAATCGGAAGCCCGGAATGAAGCCCCGGAAAGAGCAGGGAAAAATGACAGGAAAGAAATATTTAGGAAAAGATGA